In Aureibacillus halotolerans, the genomic window GGAAATCATCCGTCTTTATTTTGATACACAAAATATTTCGCTTGTGACTGCAGAGAACGGTGCAGTTGCGCTTGAGATGGTAGAAACTCAACAGCCTGATGTCATTTTGTTGGATGTTATGATGCCAGTGATGGATGGCTATGATGCATGCCGAGAAATTCGTAAAAAACATGATACACCCATTATCATGTTAACCGCAAAAAATGAAGAGTTCGATCGTGTTTTAGGCCTTGAACTTGGTGCTGATGATTATGTCACAAAGCCTTTCTCACCACGAGAACTTGTTGCACGGATCAAAGCGATCTTTCGACGGATGCAGCCAAGGCAAGTGGACAAGGCCGCAGAAGAGGTGATGCAGGAAATCCGTTTCCCGCAGCTCTCGATTTTTTTACATCGGCGAGAAGTCATTGCAGGTGGAGAGAAAATCACACTTCGTCCGAAGGAATTTGATCTGTTGACGTATTTAGCGAAATCACCTGGAAGTGTGTATACGCGTGAGCAGCTTTTAGAGCATGTGTGGGGCTATGATTTTCTTGGAGATATTCGCACAGTAGATGTTCATGTGAAAAAGCTTCGTCAAAAATTACGTGTTCCACTCAAGGCAGATTGCATTCATACAGTGTGGGGCGTCGGCTACAAATTTGAGGTGGAGAACGAATGGGGCACTTAAACAAAAACCTTTTCCGCCGACTGTTGTTTGGGTATTTAATCGTCGTGCTTGCTGGATTAGGGGCTGTCGGTCTGTTTATGTCGTATACGATGAAAGACTATATGTACGATATGACGAAGGATGGCATGATGCGCAAAGCGAATAAGGTGAATTTGTCTATCCAAGATCTAAATCCTGGGGAAGCGATGAATAGTCGATTGGCTATGCTAGATGGCTCATTTGATACGAGAGTTTGGGTGTTTGGCAAAAATGGTGAGATCATCGCTACTTCAACGCCAAACGAGGTGTCGGTAGGCAAGTCTGTCAACCATAATATCGTAAGAGACGTCATGCAAGGACGTACACCGCCTGTGCAAGAGCTTGCGTTTGATGGATTGAATGAGCCCATGCTTTCTGTTGTAGTACCGTGGGGGCAGGGGGATTCGATCTATGGGGGGATTGTCCTTCATTCACCGGTGAATGGGCTGAATCAGACGATTGGGCATATTCGTGAGACGATTCTTTGGGCAGTGCTCATTGGTCTTGTCATTTCCACAGCGATGGTTAGCTATTTGTCATGGTCGATTTCAAGACCACTTCGTGAGATCGAACGTGTCGCAAATAAGATAGGCATTGGGGATTTTAGTGAAAAGATTGAAGTGCATTCTTCGGATGAAATT contains:
- a CDS encoding response regulator transcription factor, encoding MSAFKVLVADDDPNVVEIIRLYFDTQNISLVTAENGAVALEMVETQQPDVILLDVMMPVMDGYDACREIRKKHDTPIIMLTAKNEEFDRVLGLELGADDYVTKPFSPRELVARIKAIFRRMQPRQVDKAAEEVMQEIRFPQLSIFLHRREVIAGGEKITLRPKEFDLLTYLAKSPGSVYTREQLLEHVWGYDFLGDIRTVDVHVKKLRQKLRVPLKADCIHTVWGVGYKFEVENEWGT